AGGCAGGACGAGGACGCGCGGCTTTTTTCACGTGCATTGCCGCCCGTCATCGCGGACATGATCCGTTCACTGTATTCACTCAGCTACGCATCGAACAAGAGGGCATGATATGGCAAAACCAAGAGTTCTCGCTATGGTGCCGGCGTTCAACGAAGAAAAAAGTATTGCTCGGACGCTTCGTGATATCGGGCAGGCGACTTTTGACATCGATGTTATCGTGATCAATGACGGATCGAAAGACCGTACATCGGCCGCGGCACGGGCAGCCGGAGGGGCATTGGTGGCCGATCTCCCGGTCAATCTCGGCATCGGCGGGGCACTGCAGACAGGCCTTCTCTATGCGAAGCGTTCCGGATATGACTTTGCGTTCCAATTCGACGGCGATGGGCAGCATCGCGGCGATGAGATCGTGACCGTGCTCAAGCCGCTCATCGAAGGGAAGGCGGATGCCGTCATCGGCTCGCGATTCCTCTCGCGGCTTCCGGGATTCAAATCGACGGCAGCGAGACGCATCGGCATACGTATCCTGCAGCTGGCGAATTTCCTTGCGGCCGGCGTGAACATCACGGATTGCACGTCGGGGTTCCGCGCATACAACAGGGATGCGATCGATTTTCTTGCTGAACACTATCCAAGCGATTTCCCCGAGCCGGAGACCGTCGTGCTTCTCGCGAAGAACCGCTTTCGTATCGTCGAGGTGTTTACCCAGATGCGTGAGCGGGCACAGGGGATATCATCGATCAGCGGGTTGAGGTCGTTCTACTATATGGTCAAAGTGCTGCTTGCGATAGCAATGACGGCGCTTCGGCCCCGAGTGAGGTGGAAAAAGTGAATACGGTTCATATCGAGCGAATACAATATATCAGCATAGCTGCCAGTGCTGTTTTTCTTTTATTCGTTATCGAACTGATACGGAGGAAACGGATCAAAGAAGCGTATGGGATATTGTGGCTTGCTGCCGGAGTGTTCTTCGCAGTTCTTTCGTTCTGGCGCCGAGGCTTGGAGCAGATATCATTCGCGGTCGGCATCGCCTATCCGCCCGCAGCGCTGCTCCTCTTTCTCGTCGCCGCACTCCTCTTGATATTGATCCAATTCTCGATAGTCATATCAAAGCTGTCATCCGAGAACAAAAAGCTCGCGCAGGAGATCGCCCTGTTGAAATTATCGGTCGAGAACATCACGGAACAGAAAAAGCCATTTCGGCGAAGGACAGGAAGACAATGAAGTTAGGATCGCTCTTCATATCGTTGAACGATATGTTCCGCCGGCTGCTGCAATGGGTCGATCAATATGATCTTTCGCGGATGTCACGCGATTCGATCGTAATACGATCATTGCCGTATCTTCTTACAGCGGCCGTCATCTTTCTCCAGTATTCAACACCGCTCCTGCGTGCTGAGTTCTGGGCCGAGGACCTGACCGAGATATTCAAAGGTGCATATGAACTAGGGCCCCTGAGCATCATCACGCCGGTGTGGGGGTACCACATGTTCATTCCGCGCCTTATCGGATACGCAGCGACATTTTTCCCCGTCATCGCTGCGCCGTATATCTATGCGTTCGCCTGCTATATTCTCGCGATAATAACGATGGGCTATTTTTCCCGCGATGGTTTCTCGTTCGTCATACCATCACGTTCCGGCCGTATCGCGGTATGTATGCTGCTCGCCATGGCGCCCGGCACTGCGGAAGTACTGCTCAACTTCGCCAACCTCACGACGGTCTCAACCATGCTCGCTGTGCTCCTGATGGTGGAATATCCGCGGAAGCCCGGGGCGGTGAAGATATTCTTTTTCACCATACTCGCTTTCTCCGCCGGACAGCTGTTCCTTTTCCTGCCGGCAGCACTTCTGCTCCTGATCGTCACACGACGGCCGCGATATCTCATCATCATCGGCATTGTTGCTACAGTCATGGTCATCAATTTCCTCGGTGTCGTCGATCCTGCCGGTAAGACCGCAACAACGGGACACTTGAGCTTGAAGAACATGAACGCCGTATTCCGTGTGTTCTTCGATAATTTTTTTGTTCGGCTGTTCTATCTGCCGTTCTTCGGCAGGAATATCACTGAATGGTTCATGCGTACGCCTGACTTTGTATTTTGGCCATTCACGATGATCATCTCAGGGGCATGCGTGTACTGGGCGAAAAAAATGAAGCCCTATCGCAGTGCTGAATTCTGGCTGTGGCTTGCCATCTATTGCGGTACGATAGCGACATTCTCGGTGGTAGCATTGGTGCGAAACGGTATGATCATACGCGAATACGGATATACCTACTGGGGGACGAGGTACTCGTTCCTGCCATCAATAGCCGTGCTTCTCTGGTGGCTTGCCGCATTCCGGCATACGGAGAAGAATCGTGCCGGACGGATAATGATCACTATAGCGGTCATACTGCTGGTCGTGAATTCCATGTCATGGTGGGTCACCCATAAGCGGCTCGATCTGCACTGGCCCGCACAGGCACAGCAAGTGCAGGCTGCTCTCAATGCGAAGCGTATGAAGGCACTGACAAAGCCGGTGACCGTGATCGTTCGTGCGCATCCGACGGGATGGCATGGGGCTGAGACCCCCGTGGTCATTTCCCCTTGAACCTTCGCTTTCAGCATGGGACTGGGTGTTCGAAGTTGTGCAGAAGCGGTGTCAGCTATTGAGATATGCGTGTATTCATGATAAATTCTCGATGTCGGTCTGATCCGGGTTCGAGTGTTCTATTGAAGATACAGCACGCAGTATGGATTGATCCCGTAGCATTTGCATTACGCTGTAGTAAGGAACATATGTGAAACTATATACTGAGATATCATCGTGTCGGATATGCGGGAATAAGCAATTGGCCCCCATCCTTGAACTTGGCACCCAGGCGCTTACCGGTATCTTCCCGAAGAGCAGGAACGATGAGGTTCCCGCTGGTCCGCTTTCTCTCGTCAAATGCATGGACGGCTGCGGGCTCGTGCAGCTCGCGCACAATTATCATCTTCCGACACTGTACGGCGATAATTACGGCTATCGCTCCGGGCTCAACAAGTCGATGGTGGCGCATCTCCATGCAAAGGTGGAGCGTATTCTTTCACAGGTCGCACTTGCGGACGGCGACCTTGTCATAGATATCGGTAGCAATGACAGCACGCTCCTCCAGGCATACCCGAGAACGGCTGAGCTTGTCGGCGTAG
This sequence is a window from Spirochaetota bacterium. Protein-coding genes within it:
- a CDS encoding glycosyltransferase family 2 protein, whose translation is MAKPRVLAMVPAFNEEKSIARTLRDIGQATFDIDVIVINDGSKDRTSAAARAAGGALVADLPVNLGIGGALQTGLLYAKRSGYDFAFQFDGDGQHRGDEIVTVLKPLIEGKADAVIGSRFLSRLPGFKSTAARRIGIRILQLANFLAAGVNITDCTSGFRAYNRDAIDFLAEHYPSDFPEPETVVLLAKNRFRIVEVFTQMRERAQGISSISGLRSFYYMVKVLLAIAMTALRPRVRWKK
- a CDS encoding DUF2304 family protein codes for the protein MNTVHIERIQYISIAASAVFLLFVIELIRRKRIKEAYGILWLAAGVFFAVLSFWRRGLEQISFAVGIAYPPAALLLFLVAALLLILIQFSIVISKLSSENKKLAQEIALLKLSVENITEQKKPFRRRTGRQ